Proteins found in one Sporosarcina sp. FSL K6-3457 genomic segment:
- a CDS encoding pro-sigmaK processing inhibitor BofA family protein, protein MSSRDRIEWIIHLKGAFPVKVIGILVVGLVLLLLMAMDKKQIQKVLERLSVYWFRLAFAFLVLFAMNIAGGFIGVYVPVNIVSGLLLAILGIPGIATLCAFAVFL, encoded by the coding sequence ATGTCTTCACGGGATCGCATAGAATGGATTATTCATTTGAAAGGGGCGTTTCCCGTGAAAGTTATTGGTATTTTAGTTGTCGGATTAGTTCTCCTTCTATTAATGGCGATGGATAAGAAACAGATTCAGAAAGTGTTAGAGCGCTTATCTGTGTATTGGTTTCGATTGGCGTTTGCATTTCTTGTTCTTTTTGCAATGAATATTGCGGGTGGATTCATAGGTGTTTATGTTCCGGTGAATATTGTGTCAGGACTGTTGCTTGCAATTTTAGGTATACCAGGAATCGCCACGTTATGTGCTTTTGCAGTCTTTTTGTAA
- a CDS encoding YaaL family protein gives MFGRKRKLKKEFDERLRTLMMETKEEWERARENERYLNDYDQEVMVSRKIAESKHFYLFREAKVRRLGKD, from the coding sequence ATGTTTGGACGAAAAAGAAAACTAAAAAAAGAGTTTGACGAACGCCTCCGTACATTAATGATGGAAACAAAAGAAGAATGGGAACGTGCAAGAGAGAACGAAAGATATCTAAATGATTATGATCAAGAAGTGATGGTTTCGCGAAAAATTGCTGAGAGTAAACATTTTTATTTATTTAGAGAAGCAAAAGTTCGTCGGCTAGGAAAAGATTAA
- the recR gene encoding recombination mediator RecR, which yields MHYPEPISKLIDSFMKLPGIGPKTAGRLAFFVLSMKEDTVLDFAKALVDAKRNLRYCTVCGHITDIDPCHICQDKSRDGSMICVVQDTKDVIAMEKMRDYKGLYHVLHGAISPMDGIGPEDINVPSLLTRLQDEAVEELILATNPTIEGEATAMYISRLVRPSGIMTTRIAHGLPVGGDLEYADEVTLSRALEGRREL from the coding sequence ATGCATTACCCTGAACCGATATCAAAACTGATTGATAGTTTTATGAAATTGCCAGGTATCGGCCCCAAAACAGCGGGCCGACTGGCGTTTTTTGTATTAAGTATGAAAGAAGATACTGTACTGGACTTCGCCAAAGCGCTCGTCGATGCGAAAAGAAATTTACGTTATTGTACGGTTTGTGGACATATTACAGACATCGATCCCTGTCATATTTGCCAGGATAAAAGCCGTGACGGCTCGATGATTTGTGTTGTGCAAGACACGAAAGATGTTATTGCAATGGAAAAGATGAGAGATTACAAAGGACTTTATCATGTTCTTCATGGGGCGATTTCTCCGATGGATGGGATTGGTCCAGAAGATATTAACGTTCCTTCCTTATTAACACGTCTGCAGGATGAAGCAGTTGAAGAACTAATTTTAGCTACGAACCCTACAATAGAAGGTGAAGCGACTGCGATGTATATTTCTAGACTTGTGAGGCCATCTGGAATCATGACAACAAGAATTGCTCATGGATTACCAGTTGGAGGAGATCTCGAATACGCAGATGAAGTTACATTATCGAGGGCGCTAGAAGGCCGCCGAGAGTTATAG
- a CDS encoding YbaB/EbfC family nucleoid-associated protein — translation MRGAGNMQGMMKQMQKMQKKMAEAQEELGEKRLEGAAGGGMVKVIVSGDKQVIDVIIDSSVVDPEDIEMLQDLVVIATNDAMAKAEELTNSTMGQFTKGLNLPGMF, via the coding sequence ATGCGTGGTGCAGGAAATATGCAAGGTATGATGAAACAAATGCAGAAAATGCAAAAGAAAATGGCTGAGGCTCAAGAAGAACTTGGTGAAAAGCGTCTTGAAGGAGCAGCAGGCGGTGGCATGGTAAAAGTTATCGTATCTGGCGATAAGCAAGTTATCGATGTGATTATCGATTCGTCCGTCGTGGATCCTGAAGATATTGAAATGCTACAAGATCTCGTTGTTATTGCTACAAACGACGCGATGGCGAAGGCAGAAGAATTAACGAACTCTACGATGGGTCAATTCACGAAAGGATTGAACCTACCTGGAATGTTCTAG
- the dnaX gene encoding DNA polymerase III subunit gamma/tau, which produces MVYQAFYRVYRPQSFAEMSGQQHVKQTLQNALLHNKTTHAYLFSGPRGTGKTSAAKVFAKALNCENGPSKEPCNECPACLSITEGSNTDVIEFDAASNSRVEEMRDIIEKVRFAPSNARFKVYIIDEVHMLSNSAFNALLKTLEEPPSHVVFILATTEPHKLPLTIISRCQRFDFKPITPIDIIERMKVVLADTGIEFDEGALKVIAQAASGGMRDALSMLDQVVSFSGERLTVEDALLVTGSISEDIFHQLAEALLSKDAGTALSLLDRLIAEGKDVSRLAEDLITFFRDLLLLRTAPDLKNLLELVSGDNRFVEMAQRFDPDILYVFIDILAKTQQEMRFSNHAKVYIESALLKMIHQDTGPVQSTGNSQIVDAGLTQKVAELERVIASMQQQIASGVAVQGATGQTAQPRKNVSKSSQSFKVPTGKINEVLRAATKQDIQTIREEWAGMMQTMQKSHAALLEETEPVAASENAFVLKFKYEIHCLMASENSSLRSGLSDALRSRTGKAYEVVYVPENGWLQVRSEFIQKSGLTKQQEPSSPEEAAAEEMLSFVKEAEQENTDPIVTEAEKIFGKEFIEVYDD; this is translated from the coding sequence TTGGTTTATCAAGCTTTTTATCGTGTATATCGACCTCAGTCGTTTGCTGAGATGTCTGGGCAGCAACATGTAAAACAGACACTGCAAAATGCCCTCCTTCATAATAAGACGACGCATGCTTATCTATTCTCGGGTCCAAGGGGTACAGGGAAGACAAGTGCTGCAAAAGTTTTTGCAAAAGCGTTGAACTGTGAAAATGGCCCATCGAAAGAACCATGCAATGAATGTCCGGCATGCCTCAGCATTACAGAAGGCTCGAATACAGATGTCATTGAATTTGATGCAGCTTCGAACTCACGTGTAGAGGAAATGCGAGATATTATTGAAAAAGTAAGATTTGCTCCATCGAATGCACGTTTTAAAGTGTATATTATTGATGAGGTGCATATGCTCTCGAACTCGGCATTCAATGCGCTATTGAAAACACTTGAAGAACCCCCATCACATGTTGTCTTCATCCTAGCAACGACGGAACCACATAAACTGCCTTTGACAATCATCTCAAGATGTCAGCGCTTTGATTTCAAGCCGATTACACCGATTGATATTATTGAGCGGATGAAGGTTGTGCTGGCAGATACGGGTATCGAGTTTGACGAGGGTGCGTTGAAAGTGATTGCACAGGCAGCTTCGGGTGGTATGAGGGACGCACTGAGTATGCTTGACCAAGTTGTATCGTTTAGCGGAGAGCGGTTGACTGTTGAAGATGCTTTGCTTGTTACAGGTTCGATTAGTGAAGACATCTTTCATCAGTTGGCAGAAGCGTTGCTTAGCAAAGATGCTGGTACGGCACTTTCATTGCTCGATCGGTTGATTGCAGAAGGGAAGGACGTATCTAGGCTTGCGGAAGATTTGATTACGTTTTTCAGGGATCTACTTCTCTTAAGGACAGCTCCAGATTTGAAAAATCTTCTTGAGCTTGTATCGGGTGACAATCGTTTTGTAGAGATGGCGCAAAGATTTGATCCAGATATTTTGTATGTATTTATTGATATACTGGCGAAAACTCAGCAGGAGATGCGCTTCTCCAATCATGCGAAAGTGTATATTGAATCTGCGCTGTTGAAAATGATCCATCAGGATACTGGCCCGGTGCAATCCACTGGTAATAGTCAGATAGTCGATGCAGGGCTTACGCAAAAAGTGGCAGAGCTTGAGCGAGTTATTGCAAGCATGCAACAGCAAATCGCCAGCGGTGTCGCTGTGCAAGGAGCTACAGGGCAAACTGCACAACCTCGAAAAAACGTATCAAAATCATCGCAATCATTTAAAGTTCCAACAGGGAAGATAAATGAAGTACTAAGAGCGGCGACAAAACAGGATATCCAGACGATTCGGGAAGAGTGGGCAGGAATGATGCAGACGATGCAAAAATCACATGCTGCACTTCTCGAAGAAACGGAGCCTGTAGCGGCATCTGAGAATGCTTTTGTGTTAAAATTCAAGTATGAAATCCATTGCCTAATGGCTTCTGAAAATTCATCGCTTCGGTCAGGCTTGTCGGATGCCTTACGCTCACGAACGGGTAAGGCATATGAAGTTGTGTATGTTCCTGAAAATGGGTGGCTACAAGTAAGGTCGGAATTCATCCAAAAAAGCGGGCTTACTAAACAGCAAGAACCATCCTCACCCGAAGAGGCAGCTGCTGAAGAAATGCTGTCATTCGTTAAGGAAGCCGAACAGGAAAACACAGATCCGATTGTAACAGAGGCAGAAAAGATTTTTGGTAAGGAATTCATAGAAGTCTATGATGACTAA
- the thrB gene encoding homoserine kinase, with translation MGEANFSVVVPATTANLGPGFDSIGLALALYMTVDVNPAKAWLVQYEGDEYQGLASGEDNLIVTTIQGVAKRYEQTVSPQKLYVQSDIPLGKGLGSSATAIAAGIEIADQLLALKLSSKDKVLIGSELEGHADNVSAALLGGVTISYFDGTEIDVVHLPEPKIGVVMLVPPKALPTEESRGLLPEQLPHAVAIAGSAASSVMTAAIARGDWETAGRMMEKDVFHEPYRKPLFPDFEQIRMACQDYGAYGMTISGAGPSVFIAVKQGDEGRIAEKLAADFPYYNCMAIQPSITGSVVNKIDVKKEAAR, from the coding sequence ATGGGAGAAGCCAATTTTTCAGTCGTCGTACCCGCTACGACGGCCAATCTTGGCCCGGGATTTGATAGTATTGGGCTTGCACTCGCTTTGTATATGACGGTCGATGTTAACCCGGCGAAGGCTTGGCTTGTTCAATATGAAGGCGATGAGTACCAAGGGTTGGCGAGCGGGGAAGATAATTTGATTGTGACAACGATTCAAGGTGTAGCGAAGCGTTACGAACAGACAGTGTCTCCACAGAAGTTATATGTCCAGTCGGATATTCCATTGGGCAAAGGGCTTGGAAGTAGTGCGACAGCGATTGCAGCAGGTATTGAAATTGCAGATCAGTTACTAGCGCTGAAACTATCTTCAAAGGACAAGGTGTTAATCGGTAGTGAACTGGAAGGTCATGCAGATAACGTGTCAGCTGCTTTGCTAGGTGGAGTTACTATTTCTTATTTTGATGGTACTGAGATAGATGTGGTTCATCTACCTGAACCAAAAATAGGCGTAGTGATGCTTGTGCCACCAAAAGCATTGCCAACGGAAGAATCGCGAGGACTTCTTCCTGAACAATTACCACATGCAGTAGCGATTGCAGGAAGTGCTGCAAGTAGTGTCATGACAGCGGCTATTGCACGAGGAGATTGGGAAACAGCGGGCAGGATGATGGAGAAAGATGTTTTTCATGAACCATATCGCAAGCCGTTGTTTCCTGACTTTGAGCAAATTCGCATGGCTTGCCAAGACTATGGCGCATATGGCATGACAATTAGTGGTGCAGGTCCATCGGTGTTCATTGCTGTGAAGCAGGGTGATGAGGGTAGGATAGCGGAGAAACTAGCTGCTGATTTCCCATATTATAATTGCATGGCCATCCAGCCTTCTATTACTGGCTCGGTTGTTAATAAAATAGACGTAAAAAAAGAAGCAGCCCGTTAA
- the thrC gene encoding threonine synthase gives MRRWNGLIDEYKEWLPVTEETPALTLQEGNTPLIYLENLSKQWGIELYVKTEGTNPTGSFKDRGMVMAVAKAKEEGKEVLICASTGNTSASAAAYGARAGMRTIVVIPEGKIALGKLAQAKMYGAEIVEIAGNFDVALDMVREAGEGKVAVVNSINPYRLEGQKTIAFEAIEQLGKVPDIFALPVGNAGNISAAWKGFKEYAERKGTALPSLLGVQADGAAPIVYDRIFENPETVATAIRIGNPASWQLAKDALAESNGAILSVTDEEILEAYSLIASTEGVFAEPGSCATIAGIKKRLDAGLIEKGSTIVGVLTGNGLKDPETAIMVNEKKALLSRDQFDALLNELKEGAK, from the coding sequence ATGAGAAGATGGAATGGATTGATTGACGAGTATAAGGAATGGTTGCCAGTGACGGAGGAAACACCGGCATTGACGTTGCAGGAAGGGAATACACCTCTCATTTATCTGGAGAATTTATCTAAGCAATGGGGCATCGAGCTTTACGTGAAAACGGAAGGAACGAATCCGACGGGATCTTTCAAAGACCGAGGGATGGTTATGGCGGTTGCGAAGGCAAAAGAGGAAGGGAAAGAAGTCCTTATTTGTGCATCGACAGGGAATACATCGGCATCTGCTGCAGCATATGGCGCGCGTGCAGGGATGCGGACGATTGTTGTGATTCCTGAAGGGAAAATTGCGCTTGGGAAATTAGCACAGGCGAAAATGTATGGGGCGGAAATTGTTGAGATTGCTGGTAACTTTGATGTGGCGCTTGATATGGTTCGAGAAGCCGGTGAAGGAAAAGTAGCCGTTGTGAATTCGATTAACCCGTACCGCTTGGAAGGCCAGAAGACGATTGCATTTGAAGCGATTGAGCAGCTTGGAAAAGTACCGGATATTTTTGCATTGCCAGTCGGGAATGCAGGTAATATTTCAGCAGCTTGGAAAGGTTTTAAAGAATATGCTGAGCGCAAAGGGACTGCTTTACCATCATTGCTTGGTGTACAGGCAGATGGGGCAGCACCGATTGTCTATGATCGTATATTTGAAAACCCTGAAACAGTTGCGACGGCTATCCGCATTGGTAATCCTGCGAGCTGGCAATTGGCGAAGGATGCATTGGCGGAATCGAACGGAGCTATTTTGTCGGTGACGGATGAAGAAATTTTAGAAGCATACAGCTTGATTGCTTCAACAGAAGGTGTTTTTGCCGAGCCGGGTTCATGTGCGACGATTGCAGGCATTAAAAAACGTTTGGATGCAGGACTGATTGAAAAAGGTTCAACGATTGTTGGCGTACTAACAGGTAACGGATTGAAAGATCCTGAAACAGCAATTATGGTGAATGAAAAGAAAGCGTTACTGTCACGCGATCAGTTTGATGCGTTATTGAATGAATTGAAAGAAGGAGCAAAGTAA